AGCAACTATAAACGCTCTCCCTTAGCGAAAGGTTTTATGGGTATTCCGTCGTTTAATAAAGAAATGACCTGGATCATGCCGGGAAAGATTTATGAGGATATTACCACCGTTATTCCGATTTCCCATCAGGATGAAGTGGAAGGTATTGTTGCGGTCTCCTTACCGCTCGAAGAGTTAAGAATGCTGGCCGCTCATGCGGCAGGCTACCGTGCTCGCTACCATCTGTCAGCAATGGTCGGGATAGCACCGGCTTTTACCGCAGTTAAGGAGAAGGCTGCTCGTACTGCGCGCGGTCATCACCATGTAGTACTGCAAGGCGAACCTGGCACAGGCAAGCAACGTATGGCTCACGGCATTCATCAAGCCAGCCCCCGGGCAGCTGGACCGCTGATCACAGTGCGCTGCGGCGGCGGAACAGAACGCAGCTTAGCTCTTGAGCTATTCGGTGAAACCGACGTGCCAGGCAAGGTTGAACTGGCCAATGGTGGTACCCTGTTTATCGATGAGGTGGAAAAGCTACCCACAAGCTTGGCAGAGCGCTTGGCGATTGTCTTAGAAGCAAATGAAATCGTTCGCCCAGATGGGTCAAAGATCACGCTGGATATTCGGGTGATCGCAGCTTGTGACAGTGACTTAAAGCGCCTGGCGGATAAAGGAATCTTCACACTAGCGCTTTATGAACAACTCGGACGCACCGTAATCAAAATACCCGGTTTGGCCAGTCGCCGCGAAGATATTCCGCTGTTGGCCGAACATATTATGGTTGAATTGGCTGAACAGAATCAGATGCCAAGTAAAAAATTAACTCCAGCAGCTGAGGCCTTGCTGATGTCTTTTGATTGGCCAGGTAATACCAAACAGCTTCAAGAAGTTATTGAAACTGCATTTTTTCATAACAACAGCGATATCCTAGACGCCGACGATCTGAAGTTGCCTGGTGAGACCGGACCAGGCCGCGCCTGGAAAGAGAACCGGGAAGCTTTTATCGAGGCATGGAAAGCTGCTGGCGGCAATATTAGCCGTTTGGCGCTCATGCTTGACGTCAGTCGCGTCACCCTCTATCGCTACTTGCGAAAGTATGGATTAGAAAAGGAGTAAATTTCAGTGCGTCTGCGGAAAAAGCCTTGGATATCCGAGGCCTTACTCGAGTACAGTGATATTGTGGTTACTGACGGAGCGGTGAACCTTGGCCAATGGCTGAGCCGTTACGGCGGTAAAGAACTTCATATTGAAATTGGAACAGGCCGAGGGCGATTTATCAGCGGCATGGCTGAGCAGCATCCAGATAAATTATTTATTGGTATTGAAGCGTCCCAGGATGTGTTGTACGATGCAGCAAGAAAGGTTCGTAGAAAGGGCCTGAAAAACGTTCAGCTACTGGTGTTCAACGCTATTACTATTGAAACATTGTTTGCGCTGGGCGAAGTGGACCAATTATATCTAAACTTCAGCGATCCTTGGCACAAACGGCGCCATGCGAAACGCCGCTTAACCCATGAAGGCTTTTTGGCCAAGTATCAACAAATCCTTAAGCCCGGGGGACGACTGTGTTTCAAGACAGATAACGAAAAGCTATTCGAGTTTTCACTAAATCAATTTGCCGCCTTCGGGCTGGGCTTGTCAAATATTACGTTTGATCTACACAACAGTGACTTCGAAGGCAACATCATGACTGAATACGAAGCGCGGTTTAGTGCAAAAGGGAGCAAGATCTTCCGCTGCGAAGCCCGCTTCGGGCGTTGATATTTCCCATCTACGTTGTTAGCCCCGTGATCCCCTTGCTTGCGTACCTGCGAACGTACGCGGCGCGGCAGGGATCACGGGGCTGCCTAGTATCTGGGGCATCTGAACGCCTTCAGCTTTGGGGGACGGGGGTTCCTCCGCAGCATTCGTTTAGAATCTGTCTCCCCGAGGGCGTTCAGAAGGGTCCAGATGCTAGGCACTCCTGAAAAACCAGCCGCGACGCGTACTGGAAGTACGCTAGCAATGGGTTTTCAGGGGTAACAACGCAGATGGGCCCTTATCAACGCCCGGATTTATGTTATTTAGAACTAAATTGCAGAGTCGAGCATACAATGTACTAACCAAAAGTAGGGGAGTGTATGTCATGACGAGACCGCCAGTACAGCCTAGTGACAGCCGTCCGGGTATTTCGGTGAATCTGGAAGAGCTAAAGTTCTGGCTGTCCATAATGCAGGAACATGCTCTGTTTATTAAAGCAGGGCTGCCTGCCAATAGAAAAGAAGCGATTCAACAAGCCCAAGAATTCTACCGTATCTTTGGCGCGCTGCTCGCTAAAGCCGCTGAAATCAGTAGTGAAAAGAAATTTAAAGAATTGATTCGACAGTCAGCGGAGAAGGTCGAAGAGTTTTACCGTTTCAAGCGCCGTTTATTGCAAATAGCGTTACGCGGTGAGTTAGGCGGAACGCTGTATCCGTCGCTGCTAGATCACTTTTCTCGGGAAGCCGAGTATTTCCTACGGCTGTTAGAGTCGATGAATGATTGCAAGGCATTCCGGCTTTGGCCAAAGACAAAAGAGGTTAGCTTTTGGATTCGCCTGATGAGTGATCACAGTGATTTTATCCGGCAAATGCTTGATCCCTCAGAAGTCATTTTGATTGAAACGACAGAGGGATTTACCAGTGAGTTTGATGGGCTGTTTCGCCAATCGGTGGACTTTTCCTCAATGCTGCGTGGGGCTACTGGCGGCGTTCCAGCCTTCGGGCGTTTCCTGCAGGATTCACGCGTTGCCGGTATGCGATTACGCGATTTTAAACGCGCTCTTCATTGCATGCTGGAGGAGAAAAAGGTGCTTGGACTGATGAGTCCGCTGTTCGCTGACCATGTGCGTCGTGAAGCAGATCACTTCCTCATGATTGCGGCTATGTTAGAAAACGATATGCAGACCTCCGGCTACACTGGCGCGAATAGCGTGATCATGCCAATGGCGGAGGAAGACATCGAAGAAGCGATGGTAGATATGGAAGTGGGAGAACCCGCAACCGAAGCGACGGTTATCATGCCAAATACAAGCACCGTAATAGCAAACAATCTTGCTGCTGAGGCGAAGCTGGCAGCGCTGAAACAAAAAGCCATGCAGACAGACTGCGAAGCTCCTCAATACCAGCAAAATATCGGTTTTGACAGCGAAGTGTTAGAGGAGATCGATGATGATGAGCCGATCATGGCCCCGGTTGTGCCCCCGGTAAACACGCCAAATTCGCCGTCAAAGAATAAATACACCTGGAGCACAGCTTGGCCACGCCCGTTAGGCGAGGAGAAGTAGGCTAACTTAAGGGTAGTGTTTATTCCGTTCCTAAGGGCGTTCAGAAGGGTCCAGATGCTAGGCAGCCCCGGAAATCCAGCCGCGCCGCGTACTATACGGGTACGCAAGCAATGGATTTTCGGGGCTGATTGCGCAACTCTTGGCACTTTAGTGCCGTAGAGTTGGCGGCATACCCTTTACGGGTGCAACGCAGATGGGCCCTTATCAACGCCCGCTATGGAGGACGGCGACTTGGCCGAATAGTTCACGCTCCCCATCTGTCAACGACAGCAGTCGCCGATTCACTAAGTCGATCAAGGATAAATCAGCGAACATATAGCTGCCAGCTACTGCGAATTGCGAATCAGGCAACAGTGTTAAACATGACAGTGATCTGCCAACAGGGATATAGCCGCTTACGGTCGCGCTGGCGATATCGATGACCGAAACATTAGCACTGTCCTCATGGACAACATAGGCTGTTGATTCATCAGGAGTGATTGCAACCTGGCAGGGATAAATTCGGAATGAGGCTTCGCTGGGACAATGATGCAACGAAATTGCTCTTAGCGCAGCCTCGGAGATTTGTTTTGGCAGCAGAATCATGCCTTCTTCGCCAGCACTGGCTGTTGTGAACGGAATATACAAGTACCGCTCACTCTGCGATAAATTAGTCGGCAGCCCAGGTAAAAATCGTTCGTCCTGAAGTTGGCCGTCTGGCGAGAAAATGGCCAAAACACCATTCTGATCATGTTGCCAAACAGTATACACAGCGTTGTCATCTGTTGCCAAGCCGACGCA
The genomic region above belongs to Anaerosporomusa subterranea and contains:
- a CDS encoding sigma-54-dependent Fis family transcriptional regulator yields the protein MIRERRSKEKLEQYYRKFVDQGVMDPNVHPWVAESWESSRAASVPHERMCLTHKLTREELAIRRQDNSAAVAFIDSLYLTLQEHFSAYNLSLLLVDRDCYVLKNYALPFFQKTVDEVEGARLSEQDIGTSSISLAYARQIPFLLFGPEMWTEDSHTGDACSAPILVDNDLRYILTIVALEPDELPYNAMVALLLSMRFALEQHLSLMSRLNAKHMMLDAIPYAAFHFLPGGEVSYANRRGLDRLGKEGYQASLSQKLSNYKRSPLAKGFMGIPSFNKEMTWIMPGKIYEDITTVIPISHQDEVEGIVAVSLPLEELRMLAAHAAGYRARYHLSAMVGIAPAFTAVKEKAARTARGHHHVVLQGEPGTGKQRMAHGIHQASPRAAGPLITVRCGGGTERSLALELFGETDVPGKVELANGGTLFIDEVEKLPTSLAERLAIVLEANEIVRPDGSKITLDIRVIAACDSDLKRLADKGIFTLALYEQLGRTVIKIPGLASRREDIPLLAEHIMVELAEQNQMPSKKLTPAAEALLMSFDWPGNTKQLQEVIETAFFHNNSDILDADDLKLPGETGPGRAWKENREAFIEAWKAAGGNISRLALMLDVSRVTLYRYLRKYGLEKE
- the trmB gene encoding tRNA (guanosine(46)-N7)-methyltransferase TrmB → MRLRKKPWISEALLEYSDIVVTDGAVNLGQWLSRYGGKELHIEIGTGRGRFISGMAEQHPDKLFIGIEASQDVLYDAARKVRRKGLKNVQLLVFNAITIETLFALGEVDQLYLNFSDPWHKRRHAKRRLTHEGFLAKYQQILKPGGRLCFKTDNEKLFEFSLNQFAAFGLGLSNITFDLHNSDFEGNIMTEYEARFSAKGSKIFRCEARFGR
- a CDS encoding DUF2935 domain-containing protein produces the protein MTRPPVQPSDSRPGISVNLEELKFWLSIMQEHALFIKAGLPANRKEAIQQAQEFYRIFGALLAKAAEISSEKKFKELIRQSAEKVEEFYRFKRRLLQIALRGELGGTLYPSLLDHFSREAEYFLRLLESMNDCKAFRLWPKTKEVSFWIRLMSDHSDFIRQMLDPSEVILIETTEGFTSEFDGLFRQSVDFSSMLRGATGGVPAFGRFLQDSRVAGMRLRDFKRALHCMLEEKKVLGLMSPLFADHVRREADHFLMIAAMLENDMQTSGYTGANSVIMPMAEEDIEEAMVDMEVGEPATEATVIMPNTSTVIANNLAAEAKLAALKQKAMQTDCEAPQYQQNIGFDSEVLEEIDDDEPIMAPVVPPVNTPNSPSKNKYTWSTAWPRPLGEEK
- a CDS encoding YncE family protein, encoding MDTVPYKLLVVDTENSTVLLTDGESGEIIREWPFPGEYSPVDIQLTADSAIAYIPTSNNQGRGTLFSISLPAGQLMQLPLDLPPIERFAAGPQLGQAVVATRDGALFLLDIEKRSLTLLGRSGEPTACVGLATDDNAVYTVWQHDQNGVLAIFSPDGQLQDERFLPGLPTNLSQSERYLYIPFTTASAGEEGMILLPKQISEAALRAISLHHCPSEASFRIYPCQVAITPDESTAYVVHEDSANVSVIDIASATVSGYIPVGRSLSCLTLLPDSQFAVAGSYMFADLSLIDLVNRRLLSLTDGERELFGQVAVLHSGR